One segment of Pseudanabaena sp. PCC 6802 DNA contains the following:
- a CDS encoding winged helix-turn-helix transcriptional regulator, which translates to MKLAIAEDKDTALENIEHKHLERSTCPVECALKAIGGRWKVLILRELFLGTKRFGELHRALHGITQKMLTQQLRELEQDGIVSRYVYQQVPPKVEYSLTGMGQTLKPILDSMHAWGLKYLEQTENNSSASVRVETGETD; encoded by the coding sequence ATGAAATTAGCGATCGCCGAGGATAAAGACACCGCTCTTGAAAATATCGAACACAAGCATCTAGAGCGCAGTACCTGCCCTGTTGAATGCGCGCTCAAAGCGATCGGAGGGCGCTGGAAAGTCCTGATCTTGCGGGAGTTGTTTCTGGGCACTAAAAGATTTGGGGAGTTGCATCGCGCCCTGCATGGCATCACCCAAAAAATGCTGACGCAACAACTGCGCGAACTGGAACAGGACGGCATCGTCAGTCGCTATGTCTATCAACAAGTACCGCCAAAAGTGGAGTACTCCCTGACTGGCATGGGACAGACCTTAAAGCCGATTCTGGATTCCATGCACGCATGGGGGTTGAAGTATCTAGAGCAAACGGAGAATAACTCTAGCGCTTCTGTGCGAGTCGAAACAGGAGAAACTGATTAA
- a CDS encoding alpha-E domain-containing protein, whose translation MLSRVADSIYWLNRYIERAENVARFIDVNLKLIMEMPIGLAQWEPLIMTTGDLSMFQTRYGQATAENVIHFLSFDPKYPNSILSCLRAARENARSIREIISTEMWEQINSFYLFVQEAATKQSSSEMHHEFFAEVKIASHLFAGIMDATMTHNEGWHFGQVGRFLERADKTSRILDVKYFILLPSVKDVGTTLDEVEWMSLLKSASAYEMYRKTGQHRITPTQVAEFLILNREFPRSIQFCLLQAERSIYQIAGTPSGTWTNPLERTLGQLRSELDYLTIEEIIQSGLHEFLDHLQQRLNDVGDKIFQTFFTLE comes from the coding sequence ATGCTTAGTCGAGTTGCTGACTCTATTTACTGGCTAAATCGCTATATCGAGCGAGCCGAGAATGTCGCTCGGTTTATTGACGTTAATCTCAAACTAATTATGGAAATGCCCATTGGACTAGCACAATGGGAGCCATTGATCATGACCACCGGCGATCTGTCCATGTTCCAGACAAGGTACGGTCAAGCCACTGCTGAAAATGTCATTCATTTCCTCAGTTTCGATCCTAAATATCCTAATTCTATTCTCTCTTGCTTGCGTGCCGCCCGCGAAAATGCCCGTTCCATCAGGGAAATTATCTCGACCGAGATGTGGGAACAGATTAATTCTTTCTATCTTTTCGTGCAGGAAGCCGCGACTAAGCAATCATCTTCAGAAATGCATCACGAATTTTTTGCAGAAGTCAAGATTGCCAGCCACCTATTTGCTGGGATCATGGATGCTACGATGACCCATAATGAAGGTTGGCATTTTGGACAAGTGGGGCGTTTTTTAGAAAGGGCAGATAAAACCTCGCGCATTCTTGATGTCAAGTATTTTATTCTACTTCCCTCCGTCAAAGATGTTGGCACAACTCTGGATGAAGTGGAATGGATGTCTCTGCTCAAATCTGCTAGCGCCTATGAAATGTACCGTAAAACGGGTCAGCATCGCATTACGCCCACTCAAGTGGCGGAATTCCTGATCCTCAATCGTGAGTTCCCCCGTTCGATTCAGTTCTGTCTTCTCCAGGCGGAACGCTCCATCTATCAGATTGCTGGCACGCCATCCGGTACCTGGACAAATCCTTTAGAACGAACTCTGGGACAATTGCGATCGGAATTGGATTATTTGACAATTGAGGAGATCATTCAGTCTGGATTACATGAATTTCTCGATCATCTGCAACAACGTCTGAATGATGTAGGTGACAAAATATTTCAAACTTTCTTCACTTTAGAATGA
- a CDS encoding TROVE domain-containing protein: MNYKFFTQKSTNTPQSQPIKGRESEMVQGRSGGYMFDAGIWSMLRRCLLIGTAKSTYYAGKQELTDDFVNVIRQCVHENPARVAQEILYASDGRAINNSAPIFALVLLSMGEAPEAKQAFGEIFAQVVRTGSHFYEWLSYTKSLRGFGKIVRECGKSWLSNPNVKALAYQLLKYQQRQGFSHRDALRLFHVKPISDEHQALYNWVVKGWQELPTDIPSETLAQIWWYEWLKRNPDRTHEAIACGHLTHEMAAPVGKMDRQAWQLLFNEMPIGALLRNLGSLTELGVLRVDDKANLKRVESMLNSKEHLHKGRIHPIDVLKALKTYQSGGQLGRSQKTWQAIPRIVDILEKSVELSFDAIAPTGKVFMHAVDVSGSMSYTTVSSVGLTCCEIATAMALVTAKSEQNYAIRGFATDFCDLRVTAKDSFSSALQKASDRNFGGTDASVAYDWMIQHKFKADIICFWTDSESWAGRRHPSEALAAYRQKVNPNAKAVYVTLAPYRITLSDPKDPMSWDLGGFDPGTPRIIQMLATGDL, from the coding sequence ATGAACTACAAATTCTTTACGCAAAAATCTACTAATACACCCCAGAGTCAGCCAATTAAGGGTCGCGAGTCAGAAATGGTTCAGGGACGTTCGGGTGGCTATATGTTTGATGCCGGTATCTGGAGCATGTTGCGGCGTTGCTTGCTGATTGGTACTGCCAAAAGTACCTACTATGCGGGCAAGCAGGAACTAACTGACGATTTTGTCAATGTCATCCGTCAGTGCGTGCATGAGAATCCAGCCCGCGTGGCTCAAGAGATTCTCTATGCCAGCGACGGTCGTGCCATCAACAACAGCGCTCCTATTTTTGCACTCGTATTGCTGTCTATGGGCGAAGCGCCGGAAGCAAAACAGGCTTTTGGTGAGATATTTGCCCAAGTAGTTCGTACTGGCAGCCACTTCTACGAGTGGTTGAGCTATACCAAATCTCTGCGTGGCTTTGGCAAGATCGTGCGGGAGTGCGGCAAATCCTGGCTCTCTAACCCCAACGTGAAGGCATTAGCCTATCAGTTGCTGAAGTATCAACAGCGGCAGGGATTTTCTCACCGCGATGCTTTGCGTCTATTCCACGTCAAACCCATCAGTGACGAGCACCAGGCTTTGTATAACTGGGTAGTCAAGGGTTGGCAGGAACTCCCTACTGATATCCCATCTGAGACTTTGGCGCAGATCTGGTGGTATGAGTGGCTCAAGCGCAATCCCGATCGCACCCATGAAGCGATCGCGTGCGGTCATCTCACCCACGAGATGGCAGCTCCAGTTGGTAAAATGGACAGACAGGCATGGCAGTTGCTGTTTAACGAGATGCCGATTGGCGCGCTGTTGCGCAACCTGGGTTCGCTCACAGAGTTGGGTGTCTTGCGCGTTGACGACAAGGCAAACCTCAAGCGGGTAGAGTCTATGCTGAATAGCAAGGAGCATCTGCACAAGGGGCGCATCCATCCCATCGACGTGTTGAAGGCACTCAAGACCTATCAATCCGGCGGTCAACTCGGACGCAGCCAAAAGACCTGGCAGGCAATCCCTCGCATTGTAGATATTCTAGAGAAATCTGTGGAATTATCATTCGACGCGATCGCACCAACTGGCAAGGTGTTTATGCATGCGGTAGACGTATCTGGCTCGATGTCTTATACGACAGTTAGTTCCGTCGGTCTCACCTGCTGTGAAATTGCTACAGCAATGGCTCTGGTGACTGCTAAGTCCGAGCAGAACTACGCAATCCGTGGTTTTGCTACCGATTTTTGCGATCTGCGCGTTACTGCTAAAGATTCATTTAGCTCTGCGTTGCAAAAGGCATCCGATCGGAATTTTGGCGGTACCGATGCCTCAGTCGCATACGATTGGATGATTCAGCACAAGTTCAAGGCAGATATAATCTGCTTCTGGACTGACTCAGAGTCTTGGGCAGGTCGCCGCCACCCTAGCGAAGCATTGGCAGCATATCGTCAGAAGGTAAACCCCAATGCGAAGGCTGTCTACGTGACGCTGGCTCCTTATCGGATTACGCTAAGCGATCCTAAAGACCCGATGTCTTGGGATTTGGGTGGCTTCGATCCGGGCACGCCGCGCATCATTCAGATGCTGGCAACTGGCGATCTGTAA
- a CDS encoding late competence development ComFB family protein gives MTTPSPEYAISIRNVLEDLVVDEAKEQIQRLGSKVRIQLALGEVAAYALNRLPPLYASTDRGWLQQRKRANNELRSQIINAVHHGMMAVRRDPLRQPKPIPQIELESTALALSKLAKLLNKPELTWKEVPAAVEEALVNGSQGIVPINLITDPTQRRVSELMGYLKRSKVHHKGCDRQDGDRNAKKTNTEQTLADESHKENHKSHHHVDTPPVKDKEFESYMLSASCFFVNALEKVIVPIAQAQMERLDTVLSRKVKLEDVVAYSLNRLPPLYATCEQGLLQQRHRAHAELASEIESTVVQSILTLSKSPKRLVGPLPLARFNLEHEQALVELRQILKRGDITWRNVNTIVEKALEYVRRNRVNWRQQWQTLGQIYDDLSLQPGDADITLIDSTQGDVLTIKANSRKVFGVLVDNPRDLAAATLMSLPEVAYIELRSSLFDFPLTYTRSEMVDDGVLPY, from the coding sequence GTGACTACTCCCTCGCCTGAATATGCGATCAGCATCAGAAATGTATTGGAAGATTTAGTTGTAGACGAAGCTAAAGAACAGATCCAGCGCCTTGGCAGCAAGGTACGCATTCAACTTGCCTTAGGTGAGGTTGCTGCCTATGCTCTGAATCGTCTGCCACCTCTTTATGCCAGTACCGATCGCGGCTGGCTGCAGCAACGCAAGCGGGCTAATAATGAGTTGAGATCGCAAATTATCAACGCCGTGCATCATGGCATGATGGCGGTGCGGCGCGATCCCTTGCGGCAACCCAAGCCTATTCCCCAGATCGAGCTAGAGAGCACGGCGCTGGCGCTCAGTAAATTAGCTAAGCTTCTCAACAAACCAGAATTAACCTGGAAAGAAGTACCTGCGGCAGTGGAAGAAGCTTTAGTTAATGGCAGTCAGGGAATTGTGCCCATTAATCTGATTACAGATCCAACGCAACGTCGCGTCTCCGAACTCATGGGCTATTTGAAAAGATCTAAGGTTCACCATAAGGGTTGCGATCGGCAAGATGGCGATCGCAACGCGAAAAAAACAAATACAGAGCAAACCCTTGCCGACGAATCCCACAAGGAAAACCACAAATCCCATCATCACGTGGATACTCCTCCTGTCAAGGACAAAGAGTTTGAGTCGTATATGCTGTCAGCATCATGTTTCTTTGTCAATGCCCTGGAGAAGGTGATTGTTCCGATCGCGCAAGCACAAATGGAACGCCTGGATACAGTTTTATCCAGAAAGGTAAAGCTTGAGGATGTAGTTGCCTATTCTCTAAATCGCCTGCCGCCTCTTTATGCCACCTGCGAGCAGGGATTGCTCCAGCAGCGCCATAGGGCTCATGCTGAATTGGCAAGCGAAATAGAGTCAACCGTAGTGCAGTCGATCCTGACCTTGAGTAAGTCTCCCAAGCGACTGGTCGGCCCTTTACCATTAGCAAGGTTTAACTTAGAGCACGAACAGGCGTTAGTCGAACTCAGACAGATCTTAAAGCGGGGCGATATTACCTGGCGAAACGTAAACACGATTGTAGAAAAAGCTCTGGAATACGTGCGCCGCAATCGGGTTAACTGGCGTCAGCAGTGGCAGACACTGGGGCAAATCTACGATGACCTGAGCCTCCAACCTGGAGATGCTGATATTACCCTCATTGATAGCACCCAGGGTGACGTTCTGACTATCAAGGCAAATTCTCGCAAAGTATTTGGGGTACTGGTTGACAATCCGCGCGATCTGGCTGCGGCTACCTTGATGTCTCTTCCTGAAGTTGCCTACATCGAACTAAGATCGTCGCTATTCGATTTCCCACTCACTTATACTCGCAGCGAAATGGTTGATGATGGCGTATTGCCATATTAA
- a CDS encoding calcium-binding protein → MAFFDLTNDVDAVTLNLEQVNSGATVYKLGDSVRALDGDDTVTGSDAEDDINGNRGDDVIFGAGGNDFLRGGQGNDLVQGDGGNEEVNGNNGNDTLNGDEGNDILRGGKDDDSLNGGGGDDTLYGDFGANILTGGVGSDTFVLQYNKGTDTITDFRVNEDAFAIVSGEFNIDNLNVFDSGSDTVITDKISGQTIAVVKGVDSKTISSEIGFSTTNFDLPLRLRISAQSNKATVGLTNLPSLTPVNAWTRLGGGGEGWSASGVLDINSGNIVFSTYVPIRSALPETITLTIDTSLLGLGTVGFEEANYGYQLFNDSDIVSDISVPIVLNSNLTTTTITFSDKPLAPLPLLN, encoded by the coding sequence ATGGCTTTTTTCGATCTAACTAACGATGTTGACGCTGTTACGTTAAACCTCGAGCAGGTAAACTCAGGAGCCACAGTATACAAGTTAGGCGATTCTGTGCGGGCGCTTGATGGTGATGATACTGTCACGGGTTCGGATGCTGAGGACGATATTAACGGTAACAGGGGCGATGATGTCATTTTCGGGGCTGGCGGCAATGATTTTCTACGTGGCGGACAAGGTAACGATCTCGTACAGGGCGATGGTGGCAATGAGGAAGTCAATGGCAATAACGGCAACGATACATTGAACGGCGATGAAGGCAATGACATTCTGCGCGGTGGGAAAGATGACGATTCTCTCAACGGCGGTGGCGGCGATGATACGCTCTACGGCGACTTTGGTGCAAACATCCTTACAGGTGGAGTTGGAAGCGATACATTCGTCCTGCAATACAATAAAGGGACTGATACAATTACCGATTTTCGCGTTAATGAAGATGCATTTGCGATCGTGAGTGGCGAATTTAATATCGATAATCTCAACGTGTTTGACAGTGGGAGCGATACTGTAATTACAGATAAAATCTCAGGACAGACGATTGCAGTGGTGAAAGGCGTTGACAGCAAAACTATCAGCAGTGAAATCGGTTTCAGTACTACTAATTTCGATCTGCCACTCAGATTAAGAATATCGGCTCAGTCTAATAAAGCTACTGTTGGGCTCACCAATCTCCCTTCTCTAACCCCTGTAAATGCATGGACTAGACTTGGTGGTGGAGGCGAGGGTTGGTCGGCGAGTGGGGTACTCGATATTAACAGCGGGAATATAGTTTTCAGTACATATGTTCCTATCCGCTCTGCTTTACCTGAAACCATAACGCTAACAATCGATACATCCTTGCTTGGCCTGGGCACAGTAGGATTCGAGGAGGCAAATTATGGTTACCAGCTTTTCAACGATTCAGATATAGTTTCAGATATATCGGTTCCAATCGTGCTAAATAGCAATTTGACTACCACCACTATTACTTTCTCTGATAAGCCTTTAGCCCCACTACCATTACTAAACTGA
- a CDS encoding 50S ribosomal protein L25/general stress protein Ctc: MKLSIAGTTRTPNTNPRALRRSGRIPATVYGHKGAESTAISLDGKETIALLRQAKVNNTMIDLSVSDGDFKGVAILREVQMHPYKNDIYHLSFFAIGSQSSVEVDIPLHFTGVPVGVKVGGGSVEVLMNQIKVSCPPNSIPESLEVDITNLNVGKGIHVGDIALPEGVTLVGDATPLVVNIMAGRNKG, translated from the coding sequence ATGAAACTCAGCATTGCAGGTACAACCCGCACTCCTAACACCAACCCCCGCGCCTTGCGTCGCAGCGGTCGCATTCCCGCTACTGTCTACGGGCATAAAGGTGCAGAGTCTACTGCCATTAGCCTGGACGGCAAAGAAACGATCGCGCTCCTACGCCAGGCAAAGGTCAACAATACTATGATCGATCTCAGCGTTAGCGATGGTGATTTCAAAGGTGTAGCAATCCTGCGCGAAGTCCAGATGCATCCTTACAAAAATGATATCTATCACCTCAGCTTTTTTGCGATCGGCTCGCAATCGTCAGTTGAAGTAGACATCCCCCTACATTTTACCGGAGTACCCGTAGGGGTTAAAGTTGGTGGTGGCTCGGTAGAAGTACTGATGAACCAAATTAAAGTTTCGTGTCCTCCCAATTCGATCCCAGAAAGCCTTGAGGTAGATATTACCAACCTCAATGTCGGTAAGGGCATTCACGTTGGCGATATTGCCCTCCCCGAAGGCGTAACGCTGGTTGGCGATGCCACACCACTTGTAGTTAATATCATGGCTGGTCGCAACAAAGGTTAG
- a CDS encoding pirin family protein, with protein sequence MLTLRKAEERGHANHGWLDSYHSFSFANYYDPAHMGFRSLRVINQDRVRGGMGFGTHPHRDMEIISYVLEGALEHKDSMGNGSIIAPGEVQRLTAGTGITHSEFNHSKTEQVHFLQIWILPDRQNLQPSYEQKNFTVEQKRDRLLLIASNDGRNGSVTVNQDLNLYATVLSNGAEVTHTVKPGRHAWVQVARGEALLNGQPMKAGDGAATSQPGELQLIGKDDAEVLIFDLA encoded by the coding sequence ATGCTGACATTACGCAAAGCAGAAGAAAGAGGCCATGCAAATCATGGTTGGTTAGATAGCTACCATAGTTTTTCCTTCGCTAATTACTACGATCCCGCACATATGGGATTTCGTAGCTTAAGAGTAATCAATCAGGATCGGGTTCGAGGTGGGATGGGCTTTGGCACGCACCCCCACAGAGATATGGAAATAATTTCCTATGTATTAGAAGGGGCACTGGAGCATAAAGACAGTATGGGCAATGGCTCGATTATCGCGCCAGGCGAAGTCCAACGCCTCACCGCTGGCACGGGGATTACGCATAGCGAATTTAACCACTCCAAAACCGAACAAGTGCATTTCCTCCAGATCTGGATCTTGCCAGATCGGCAAAATCTGCAACCGAGCTACGAACAAAAAAACTTTACGGTCGAGCAGAAGCGCGATCGCCTGCTTCTAATCGCATCTAATGATGGACGTAATGGCTCCGTTACAGTCAATCAAGATCTCAATCTTTATGCCACCGTGTTGAGCAATGGTGCTGAAGTAACGCATACAGTAAAACCAGGTCGTCACGCTTGGGTTCAGGTGGCAAGAGGCGAAGCGCTGCTCAACGGTCAACCTATGAAAGCAGGTGATGGTGCAGCCACAAGCCAACCTGGCGAACTGCAACTCATCGGTAAGGACGACGCTGAAGTTCTCATCTTCGATTTAGCTTAG
- a CDS encoding transglutaminase family protein, translating to MRYKIFHATTYSYAQTVSLLPHMLRLRPRCDIMQKLLHFQLDIDPEPANLSQIVDLDGNAIAQIWFEQPTQYLTVQASSEVETYCDNPFNYLLEPWATRLPIDYPASYLTQLQPYLNSGQAYGQSIGQSICDPIATQLAQELRHDSQDWVVTFLGNLNQRLYEECRYVIREEGAPMPAGLTWSRKEGSCRDLTVLFMEVCRAVGIPARFVSGYQEGDLDSTERHLHAWAEIYLPGAGWRGYDPTHGLAVSDRHIAIAASALPIYTAPITGKLKSGNVSSSIEFSLSIQKIFE from the coding sequence ATGCGCTACAAAATCTTCCATGCTACAACCTATAGTTATGCACAAACCGTAAGCCTGTTGCCCCATATGCTGCGGTTGCGACCGCGCTGCGATATCATGCAAAAATTGTTGCATTTCCAATTGGACATCGATCCTGAACCAGCTAACCTTTCGCAAATTGTCGATTTGGATGGTAATGCGATCGCTCAGATTTGGTTCGAGCAGCCCACTCAGTATCTTACAGTGCAAGCTAGTTCGGAAGTGGAGACCTATTGTGACAACCCATTTAATTACCTACTGGAACCTTGGGCAACGCGGCTGCCAATCGATTATCCTGCCTCGTACTTAACGCAGTTACAGCCATATTTAAATTCAGGACAAGCCTATGGGCAATCGATCGGACAATCCATCTGCGACCCGATCGCTACTCAGCTTGCCCAGGAACTAAGACACGATAGTCAGGATTGGGTAGTAACTTTCCTTGGCAACCTCAATCAAAGACTCTACGAAGAATGTCGCTATGTTATACGGGAAGAAGGTGCACCCATGCCTGCCGGTCTTACCTGGAGCCGAAAGGAAGGCTCTTGCCGGGATCTCACCGTCTTATTTATGGAAGTGTGTCGGGCCGTTGGTATACCCGCTCGCTTTGTCAGCGGCTACCAGGAAGGCGACCTTGATTCTACTGAGCGACATCTTCATGCCTGGGCTGAGATATATCTGCCGGGGGCGGGCTGGCGCGGTTACGATCCAACGCATGGGTTGGCGGTCAGCGATCGCCACATCGCGATCGCTGCTAGCGCCCTCCCCATTTACACGGCTCCCATTACGGGTAAGCTGAAATCTGGCAATGTCAGTTCCAGTATAGAGTTTTCTCTCTCTATCCAAAAAATTTTTGAATGA
- a CDS encoding esterase-like activity of phytase family protein has product MQQIDRTYHKWRSRARDPKVRHRAWLGAFLAAIFLFFGIAHPSQAKSTGDRTFLQLDLQFLHEYQLPKQEFASTPVGGLSAISYDRDRDRYYVLSDDRSDLAPARFYTLEIDIDPGKSGTPKFERVNVESVQFLSNPKGEFYAKGSIDPEGMAIATSKTAYISSEGIARSGIPAFIDEFELETGKWRKSLPVPSRYLPAAQGEAPKGIEDNLGFEALTVVKESPGDPFRIFAATESALAQDKQDNPDATDDKTQGARSRMLHYLVGGGPTIVVSEHLYPVEPSPGNGINGLTEILAIDRGGHFLSLERSFSGLKFGAKLFQIATGSASDISSIPSLKGSNTNIRPIRKQLLLDLDKLGIRLDNLESMTLGPLLADGSQSLILVSDNNFQAAQVNQFLLFRLAQKR; this is encoded by the coding sequence ATGCAACAGATAGATCGTACATATCATAAATGGCGATCGCGCGCGCGCGATCCTAAAGTTCGTCACAGGGCGTGGTTAGGTGCTTTCCTAGCTGCTATCTTCCTATTTTTCGGTATAGCTCATCCCAGTCAAGCAAAATCTACAGGAGATCGAACTTTTCTCCAGCTCGATCTGCAGTTTCTGCACGAGTACCAACTACCCAAGCAGGAATTTGCCAGTACGCCTGTAGGCGGGTTATCGGCGATCTCCTACGACCGCGATCGCGATCGCTATTATGTCCTCTCTGACGATCGCAGCGATCTAGCTCCTGCCAGGTTCTACACGCTGGAGATCGATATCGATCCGGGTAAATCTGGTACGCCTAAATTTGAACGAGTGAATGTGGAAAGCGTTCAGTTCCTGAGCAATCCGAAAGGCGAGTTCTATGCCAAGGGTAGCATCGACCCAGAAGGAATGGCGATCGCCACAAGTAAGACAGCGTACATATCTAGCGAGGGGATCGCCCGCTCGGGCATTCCCGCATTTATTGATGAGTTCGAGCTAGAAACTGGAAAATGGCGGAAAAGTCTGCCCGTTCCATCGCGGTATTTACCAGCCGCGCAGGGGGAAGCTCCCAAAGGAATAGAAGATAATCTGGGGTTTGAAGCGCTGACTGTAGTTAAAGAGAGTCCGGGCGATCCGTTTCGTATATTTGCAGCAACTGAGTCGGCTTTAGCACAGGATAAACAGGACAATCCCGATGCTACTGACGACAAGACTCAAGGGGCAAGGAGCCGGATGTTGCACTACCTGGTTGGTGGCGGGCCTACCATAGTAGTTTCAGAACATCTTTATCCCGTAGAACCCTCTCCTGGTAATGGCATTAATGGCCTAACTGAAATTTTAGCGATCGATCGCGGCGGTCATTTTCTCAGTTTAGAGCGCTCTTTTAGCGGTCTGAAGTTTGGAGCCAAGCTATTTCAGATTGCTACGGGTAGTGCCAGCGATATTTCCAGCATCCCCAGCTTGAAAGGAAGTAATACAAATATCAGACCCATTCGCAAGCAGCTTCTACTCGATCTCGATAAGTTGGGAATACGCCTGGATAACCTGGAGAGCATGACCTTGGGGCCATTACTAGCAGATGGCAGCCAAAGTTTGATCCTGGTTAGCGACAACAATTTCCAAGCAGCCCAGGTTAATCAGTTTCTCCTGTTTCGACTCGCACAGAAGCGCTAG
- a CDS encoding adenylosuccinate synthase, producing MANVIVIGTQWGDEGKGKITDLLSRSADVVVRYQGGINAGHTVVVNEQTFKLHLIPSGILYPQTECIIGSGTVVDPQILLEELEQLHRLGVSTDNLFIAETAHVTMPYHRLIDKASETQRAEHKIGTTGRGIGPTYADKSERVGIRILDLMDKDVLQKRLRWAVEQKNIVLEKMYDLPPLDPQEVITCYTEYAELLKPYVVDASLKIDEAIRKRLNILFEGAQGTLLDLDHGTYPYVTSSNPIAGGACIGAGVGPTTIDRIIGVSKAYTTRVGEGPFPTELNDCTGELLCDRGAEFGTTTGRRRRCGWFDGVIGRYAVRINGLDCLAITKLDVLDELDEINVCVAYELDGQEIRDFPSNARVFAKCRPIYKSLPGWKASTQDCKSLTELPLAAQSYLKFLEDLLEIPIAIVSIGASRGQTIIVEDPIHGPKRGLLNV from the coding sequence TTGGCTAATGTAATTGTAATCGGAACTCAGTGGGGTGACGAAGGAAAGGGCAAAATCACAGATTTGCTCAGTCGCTCTGCCGATGTTGTAGTGCGCTATCAGGGTGGCATAAATGCCGGTCATACTGTTGTAGTCAATGAGCAGACGTTTAAGCTGCATTTGATCCCTTCAGGAATCCTGTACCCGCAAACTGAGTGCATTATCGGTAGTGGCACCGTTGTAGATCCCCAAATTCTTTTGGAGGAACTAGAACAGCTACATCGGCTTGGCGTGTCTACAGATAACCTATTTATCGCAGAGACGGCTCACGTGACCATGCCCTATCACAGACTGATCGATAAGGCTTCGGAAACGCAAAGAGCCGAGCATAAGATCGGTACGACTGGCAGAGGCATAGGGCCAACCTACGCGGATAAGTCGGAAAGAGTTGGCATAAGGATTCTCGACTTGATGGACAAAGATGTTTTGCAAAAACGCCTGCGTTGGGCAGTCGAGCAGAAAAACATCGTTCTGGAGAAAATGTATGACTTGCCACCGCTAGATCCACAGGAAGTAATTACCTGCTATACCGAATATGCGGAGTTGCTGAAGCCGTATGTAGTTGATGCCTCGCTGAAAATCGATGAAGCCATTAGAAAGCGCCTCAACATTTTATTTGAAGGTGCCCAGGGTACGTTACTCGACTTAGATCACGGTACCTACCCCTATGTCACTTCTTCCAATCCGATCGCAGGTGGAGCCTGTATTGGAGCGGGCGTAGGGCCGACTACGATCGATCGCATTATCGGCGTATCTAAGGCATACACGACGCGCGTGGGTGAAGGGCCTTTCCCTACGGAGTTGAACGATTGTACTGGTGAGTTACTATGCGATCGCGGTGCCGAGTTTGGCACTACAACTGGCCGCAGGCGGCGATGCGGTTGGTTTGATGGGGTCATCGGTCGCTATGCCGTCCGCATCAACGGATTGGACTGTCTTGCCATCACCAAGCTAGATGTCCTCGATGAATTGGACGAGATTAACGTTTGCGTTGCCTACGAACTCGACGGCCAGGAAATCCGTGACTTTCCCAGCAACGCGCGCGTGTTTGCCAAGTGCAGGCCCATTTACAAATCTTTGCCCGGATGGAAAGCCTCCACCCAGGACTGCAAATCTTTAACAGAATTGCCCCTGGCAGCTCAAAGTTACCTGAAGTTTTTAGAGGATCTGCTAGAAATCCCGATCGCGATTGTTTCGATAGGTGCCAGCAGGGGACAAACAATTATTGTGGAAGATCCCATCCACGGACCTAAACGGGGGTTGCTCAATGTGTAA